Part of the Eshraghiella crossota genome is shown below.
AAGATGTAACAATGCACTTTCTGTATCTGCATAATTCTTACCTTTTAAATTGGCTCTTGCAATAATGACAATATCATATCCTTTAAGAATACTTCCGCTGTTCAACCGGACGCTCTCACGTATTAAACGTGTCAACCGGTGTCGGACAATACTGTTCCCGACTTTCTTACTCACAGATATTCCCAATCTGAGATTATCCGTTCGATTCTCCAAAACATACATAACCAGATACTTATTTGCATAAGAAACACCGTTCTTATATACATTCTGAAAATTCATATTACTTTTCAAAGACTCATATCCGTTCATGTAATACACTCTCTTTCATAACTTATAGTGAGAAAGAAAAAGGCCACACTTTTTGCGGCCTATGCTGATAATACTTTTCTACCTTTTGCTCTTCTGGCAGCAAGAACTTTTCTTCCACCGG
Proteins encoded:
- the rnpA gene encoding ribonuclease P protein component: MNGYESLKSNMNFQNVYKNGVSYANKYLVMYVLENRTDNLRLGISVSKKVGNSIVRHRLTRLIRESVRLNSGSILKGYDIVIIARANLKGKNYADTESALLHLLRLHKILSI